A DNA window from Desertifilum tharense IPPAS B-1220 contains the following coding sequences:
- a CDS encoding patatin-like phospholipase family protein, translated as MTHLALTRFLDERGIRVSSEERQFILQKMHSPTGEGHLYADAIFEGGGMRGLAFVGALRCCADLGLQWKKLAGTSAGAITAALLAANLPITELEEILGNFDYMKFLSRKTSPLIFNGDPRNDLRSPFRMLFCLVVARQLGQYSAEPFRNWLQQILAQQRIHSFQDIQKIKSDRQLKVVVSDISRGEMLVLPDALDPNAPALSDRHKQFRQQILSKSALQYPEQMSVAEAVRLSMSIPLFFEPGRLGDSWIVDGGILSNFPLWIYDVQPRPGQSVAPAPRWPTFGFRLVDSTIGQVSEIQGPLDVFASTIRTMMNARDRYHLREIDQGRVINLDITEASVTPTQFNLTADEKVNLYCLGYHWTKKFFLEEWSWTEHLKKRGFSPTGECL; from the coding sequence ATGACTCATTTAGCGCTGACGCGGTTTCTGGATGAACGAGGAATCCGGGTTTCCTCGGAGGAAAGGCAGTTCATCCTCCAAAAGATGCATTCTCCAACCGGGGAAGGACACTTGTATGCGGATGCAATTTTTGAAGGGGGAGGGATGCGCGGGCTAGCATTTGTGGGCGCATTACGCTGTTGTGCGGATTTGGGTTTGCAGTGGAAAAAATTAGCAGGAACTTCTGCGGGTGCAATTACTGCGGCTCTTCTGGCTGCCAATTTACCCATTACTGAGTTAGAGGAAATTCTGGGCAATTTTGATTACATGAAATTCTTGTCTCGCAAGACGAGTCCGTTGATTTTCAATGGCGATCCCCGGAACGATTTGCGATCGCCATTTCGGATGCTTTTCTGCTTGGTGGTGGCGAGGCAGTTAGGTCAATATTCCGCCGAACCCTTCCGCAATTGGTTACAACAAATTCTGGCACAACAGCGGATTCACAGCTTTCAAGACATTCAAAAGATTAAAAGCGATCGCCAACTCAAGGTGGTGGTTTCTGATATTAGCCGGGGGGAGATGTTAGTCTTACCGGATGCGCTCGATCCGAATGCGCCTGCTTTGAGCGATCGCCACAAGCAGTTTCGCCAACAAATCCTCAGCAAATCTGCACTCCAATACCCAGAACAGATGAGCGTGGCGGAAGCAGTACGCCTCTCGATGAGCATTCCGCTCTTCTTTGAACCGGGAAGGTTAGGCGACTCTTGGATTGTGGATGGTGGAATTTTAAGCAATTTTCCCCTGTGGATCTACGACGTTCAACCCCGCCCCGGACAGTCGGTGGCTCCTGCGCCCCGCTGGCCGACCTTTGGCTTTCGGTTGGTGGATAGTACAATCGGACAGGTTTCGGAGATTCAAGGCCCTTTAGATGTGTTTGCGTCTACGATTCGGACGATGATGAATGCTCGCGATCGCTATCATCTGCGCGAAATCGATCAGGGTCGGGTGATTAATCTAGATATTACAGAGGCGAGCGTCACCCCCACCCAGTTTAACCTAACGGCCGACGAGAAAGTCAACCTTTATTGTCTCGGCTATCACTGGACAAAAAAATTCTTCCTAGAAGAGTGGAGTTGGACAGAACACCTGAAAAAACGGGGCTTTAGTCCAACTGGAGAGTGCCTTTAG
- a CDS encoding hybrid sensor histidine kinase/response regulator — MVKILVIEDENPVRRNILEFLLNEGFDAIGAVNGCLGIQIAQVQPPDLIVCDIMMAGVDGYAVLDTLRADPRTSSIPFIFLTAKSNRVDFRTGMEKGADDYITKPFTWEELKAAITTRLAKQTSVSQLHDKIQELQQLNILKDELINSVSHDLRTPLTNMKIAIKMLALATTPEQKQRYLNILQAECAREINLVNNLLDLQRLESQTYRISLQSVNLGEWLPSAIAPFQSRSGELRLKFCADWDRSIPPLISDPDSLERILAELLNNACKYTPQQGEIQLNVCYLPPSPTTAETEAALFRVSNSAEIPSAALPHIFDKFYRVAGADCSKQGGSGLGLSLVQKLVEQLHGSIVVSSESGWTTFSVYLPNLTQPGLASLSSAERN; from the coding sequence ATGGTTAAAATTCTGGTGATTGAAGATGAGAATCCGGTTCGCAGAAATATCTTAGAATTCCTATTGAATGAGGGCTTCGACGCGATCGGCGCAGTCAATGGTTGCTTGGGAATCCAAATTGCCCAAGTTCAACCCCCAGACCTGATTGTCTGCGATATTATGATGGCGGGTGTCGATGGTTATGCCGTACTCGATACTTTACGAGCCGATCCTCGGACTTCTAGCATTCCGTTTATCTTCTTAACGGCAAAGTCCAATCGAGTCGATTTCCGTACTGGGATGGAAAAAGGGGCAGACGACTATATCACCAAGCCGTTTACCTGGGAAGAGTTAAAAGCGGCTATTACTACCCGTCTTGCCAAACAAACCAGCGTCTCTCAACTGCACGACAAAATCCAAGAACTCCAGCAACTCAATATTCTCAAAGATGAATTAATTAACAGCGTTTCCCACGATTTGCGGACGCCGCTGACGAATATGAAGATCGCCATCAAAATGCTGGCTCTCGCCACAACTCCAGAGCAAAAGCAGCGCTATCTCAATATTCTGCAAGCCGAGTGCGCCAGAGAAATCAATTTGGTGAATAACCTGCTAGACTTGCAACGCTTGGAGTCTCAAACCTATCGAATTTCTTTGCAGAGTGTTAATTTAGGGGAATGGTTGCCCAGCGCGATCGCTCCCTTTCAGTCAAGAAGCGGCGAATTGCGCCTCAAGTTCTGCGCCGACTGGGATCGAAGCATTCCCCCTTTGATTTCTGACCCTGATAGTCTAGAACGCATCCTGGCAGAATTGTTGAATAACGCCTGTAAATATACCCCTCAGCAAGGCGAAATTCAGTTAAACGTCTGCTACCTACCGCCCTCTCCCACCACTGCGGAAACGGAAGCCGCCCTATTTCGGGTGAGCAATAGTGCAGAAATCCCCTCAGCCGCGCTTCCCCATATCTTTGATAAATTTTATCGAGTCGCCGGAGCCGATTGTAGCAAGCAAGGCGGATCGGGCTTAGGACTCTCCCTGGTACAAAAATTAGTCGAACAACTGCATGGTTCGATTGTCGTCAGCAGCGAGTCGGGATGGACAACCTTTAGCGTGTATCTGCCTAACTTAACTCAACCCGGACTGGCTAGCCTCTCCTCAGCCGAGCGGAATTAG
- a CDS encoding glycosyltransferase, producing the protein MALTAKSPWTDEFSTMAFSLGHGFTSVPLDRVISLSALMQPLQSDPATQASDVVTRLLSESNHPPLYFVLAHWWMQAFPLKDQDGLLMAARLLPALLGALSIPAMFGLGWLAFRSRLVALFCAMAIALSPYAIFLAQEARHYTLSILLAIASLACLASAVRHLYRHQPLPLTLAGVWVAINWIGIATHYFFSLTLAAQAMALVPLVWQQRSKWQLLELQRWLGVAIASGVGGLIWLPVWRNGLGSELTAWIAQDSRTGFEWLQPIFQLIAAWLTTISLLPVEADNLAVVLVSGTIMISFFLWLLPMLLGALKILWRSPATQGMTQLFGGFVLSAIALFLGITYFFGIDLTRGARYNFVYFPGVILLVGACLALCWKMPKLTSQWFRLPRCRMSGKLVVILVGVMGLASSLTVVGNLGYQKYYRPDLFVPQMVAAREADAAILVATTHRTHVQVGEMMGIAWEVERQQVSEPPQFLLAHEISDPQAPQQVLQDALTQLPRPLDLWLVNFWVPVELASQNCVADSAITASVDGYQTQLYRCR; encoded by the coding sequence ATGGCATTGACGGCAAAGTCGCCGTGGACTGACGAGTTTTCTACAATGGCTTTTAGCTTGGGGCACGGCTTTACTTCAGTGCCTTTAGATCGAGTCATTTCGCTCTCAGCGCTGATGCAACCCTTACAGAGCGATCCAGCAACCCAAGCGAGCGATGTCGTCACTCGCCTCTTAAGCGAAAGCAATCATCCTCCTCTCTATTTTGTTTTAGCCCATTGGTGGATGCAAGCGTTCCCCCTAAAGGATCAAGATGGCTTGCTGATGGCGGCTCGCCTCTTACCCGCCTTGTTGGGGGCGCTGTCTATTCCGGCAATGTTTGGTTTAGGGTGGTTGGCGTTTCGCTCTCGGTTGGTGGCGCTATTTTGTGCAATGGCGATCGCGCTTTCTCCCTACGCCATCTTCCTCGCCCAAGAAGCGCGACATTACACGCTGTCTATTCTATTGGCGATCGCCTCCTTAGCTTGCCTCGCCTCTGCGGTGCGCCATCTCTACCGCCATCAACCGTTACCCCTCACTCTGGCGGGGGTTTGGGTGGCAATTAACTGGATCGGAATTGCGACGCATTATTTCTTTTCCCTGACGCTAGCCGCCCAAGCAATGGCATTAGTTCCCCTAGTTTGGCAACAGCGTTCTAAGTGGCAGTTGTTAGAGTTGCAGCGATGGTTAGGTGTGGCGATCGCGTCTGGAGTCGGCGGGTTAATTTGGCTCCCGGTGTGGCGTAACGGTTTAGGAAGCGAATTAACCGCTTGGATCGCCCAAGATTCTCGCACGGGTTTTGAGTGGTTGCAACCGATTTTTCAGTTAATTGCGGCTTGGCTCACCACCATTTCGCTGTTACCCGTGGAAGCCGATAACCTCGCAGTTGTCTTGGTTTCCGGCACGATCATGATTTCGTTCTTCTTGTGGTTGCTGCCCATGCTTCTAGGGGCGCTCAAAATCTTATGGCGATCGCCTGCTACCCAGGGAATGACTCAACTCTTTGGCGGGTTTGTGCTGAGTGCGATCGCCCTATTTTTAGGGATTACCTATTTTTTCGGCATCGATTTAACGCGCGGGGCGCGATACAATTTCGTCTACTTTCCCGGTGTAATCCTATTAGTGGGTGCTTGTTTAGCCTTGTGCTGGAAGATGCCAAAACTCACCAGCCAGTGGTTCCGCCTCCCGCGTTGCAGAATGTCAGGCAAGCTGGTGGTTATCCTAGTGGGCGTCATGGGATTAGCCAGCAGCTTAACCGTAGTGGGCAATTTAGGCTATCAAAAATACTATCGCCCCGATCTATTCGTTCCGCAGATGGTGGCGGCGAGGGAAGCGGATGCAGCGATCCTAGTCGCAACAACTCATCGCACTCACGTTCAAGTGGGGGAAATGATGGGAATTGCCTGGGAAGTTGAACGCCAGCAGGTTTCCGAACCCCCTCAATTTCTCCTAGCGCACGAAATCTCAGATCCTCAAGCCCCTCAGCAAGTGTTGCAGGATGCCTTAACTCAATTACCCCGCCCCTTAGATTTGTGGTTGGTTAATTTTTGGGTTCCTGTAGAACTCGCCTCGCAAAATTGCGTTGCAGACTCCGCCATTACCGCTTCCGTGGATGGGTACCAAACCCAGTTATATCGCTGTCGTTAA
- a CDS encoding DUF3318 domain-containing protein: protein PNPQLPTPNSLLPQPPTPNSQLPSSPMNPDPEIRRLLDLMPASGRMLTRLVSKPENASAIAAPFPVPWKPYRPIYINFDLWQRLSRPERDLLLLQVVSWVCGVRWFKPDIYQGLTLAGLVGTASEVLQGDAVGIVTAGSLSAIAAWQVWRNNRQLQLQLEADETALRVAERRGYSKVDAATHLLSAIETAAAIEGRPSLSFIELVRSQNLRAIANLSPVGIPETLRQQR from the coding sequence CCCCAACCCCCAACTCCCAACTCCCAACTCCCTTCTTCCCCAACCCCCAACCCCCAACTCCCAACTCCCTTCTTCCCCCATGAATCCCGATCCTGAAATTCGCCGCTTGTTAGACTTGATGCCTGCTTCTGGGCGGATGTTGACGCGTCTGGTGAGCAAGCCAGAGAACGCGAGCGCGATCGCAGCGCCGTTCCCTGTCCCTTGGAAACCGTATCGCCCGATTTATATCAATTTTGACCTGTGGCAGCGTTTATCCCGTCCTGAGCGCGATTTACTGCTGTTACAGGTGGTGAGTTGGGTGTGTGGGGTACGCTGGTTTAAGCCAGATATTTATCAAGGGTTGACTCTAGCAGGGTTAGTCGGAACGGCAAGCGAGGTGTTACAAGGGGATGCGGTGGGCATTGTAACGGCGGGAAGCTTAAGCGCGATCGCTGCTTGGCAGGTTTGGCGCAACAATCGGCAATTGCAGTTACAGTTAGAAGCAGATGAAACAGCGTTGCGGGTTGCCGAGCGGCGCGGTTACTCAAAGGTAGATGCAGCGACGCACCTTTTATCGGCGATTGAAACGGCAGCAGCGATTGAGGGACGCCCTAGTTTAAGCTTTATCGAGTTGGTGCGATCGCAAAACCTCAGAGCGATCGCTAATTTATCCCCCGTAGGCATACCCGAAACTCTGCGCCAGCAGCGCTAA
- a CDS encoding glycosyltransferase family 1 protein → MVAQNQQRIALISVHGDPAIEIGKEEAGGQNVYVRQVGEALAKQGWQVDMFTRKANAADATIVEHSPGCRTIRLTAGPEAFVPRQEIFEYCSTFVEEFLKFQRKEGRQYALIHTNYWLSAWVGMELKKVLNIPQVHVYHSLGAVKYKSISTIPLIATTRLNTEKAVLESAERIVATSPQEKQHMRELVSAKGSIDIIPCGTDIHRFGAISREAARAQLGIAPDRRLVFYVGRFDPRKGIETVVRAVGQSQLRGDANLQLIIGGGSRPGAADGIERDRIEGIVDELGMRDFTTFPGRLGDEVLPMYYAAADVCVVPSHYEPFGLVAIEAMASGTPVVASDVGGLQFTVVPEETGLLAPPQDEAAFAQAIDRILMNSEWRSQLGKAARKRVEDKFSWAGVASQLSHLYQQLLVEKPTKTLVNQVSA, encoded by the coding sequence ATGGTTGCTCAAAATCAACAACGGATTGCACTTATCTCTGTTCATGGAGATCCGGCAATTGAAATTGGCAAAGAAGAAGCAGGCGGACAAAATGTTTACGTTCGCCAAGTAGGCGAAGCCCTTGCCAAACAAGGGTGGCAAGTGGACATGTTTACTCGTAAAGCTAACGCCGCTGACGCCACGATTGTTGAACACAGTCCAGGTTGTCGAACGATTCGCTTAACCGCCGGGCCGGAAGCATTTGTCCCGCGCCAAGAAATCTTTGAATATTGCAGTACATTTGTTGAGGAATTTCTGAAATTCCAGAGAAAAGAAGGGCGACAATACGCCCTCATCCACACCAACTACTGGCTATCGGCGTGGGTGGGAATGGAACTCAAGAAAGTTCTAAATATTCCACAAGTCCATGTTTATCACTCGCTAGGGGCCGTTAAATACAAATCTATTTCAACGATTCCCCTGATTGCCACAACCCGCTTGAATACCGAGAAAGCGGTTCTCGAATCCGCAGAGCGGATCGTCGCCACCAGCCCGCAAGAAAAACAACACATGCGCGAACTGGTGTCCGCCAAAGGCAGCATCGATATTATTCCCTGCGGCACCGATATTCATCGCTTTGGGGCAATCTCCCGCGAAGCCGCCCGCGCTCAATTAGGCATTGCGCCCGATCGTCGTTTAGTCTTCTACGTCGGTCGTTTTGACCCCCGCAAAGGGATTGAAACGGTTGTTCGGGCGGTTGGACAGTCGCAACTACGGGGCGATGCGAACCTGCAACTGATTATCGGGGGGGGTTCTCGTCCGGGAGCCGCCGACGGCATCGAGCGCGATCGCATTGAAGGCATTGTAGACGAACTGGGCATGAGGGACTTTACCACCTTCCCCGGTCGCTTGGGCGATGAAGTATTACCCATGTATTACGCCGCCGCAGATGTCTGTGTCGTTCCCAGTCACTACGAACCCTTTGGGCTAGTGGCAATCGAAGCAATGGCCAGCGGTACCCCCGTTGTCGCCAGCGATGTCGGCGGACTGCAATTTACCGTCGTTCCTGAAGAAACCGGCTTACTCGCGCCTCCCCAAGATGAGGCCGCCTTTGCTCAAGCTATCGACCGGATCTTAATGAATTCCGAATGGCGATCGCAACTGGGTAAAGCCGCCCGAAAACGCGTTGAAGACAAATTTAGCTGGGCAGGTGTCGCCTCACAACTCAGCCACCTCTATCAACAACTGCTAGTCGAAAAACCAACCAAAACATTGGTCAATCAAGTCAGCGCCTAA
- a CDS encoding serine hydrolase codes for MTFFRKDEQLQQLGDRILETTWAEFPQLARNQIAMTWIVYDPPVPVNTGGALSPEEFWKHPVRGYSYRGVERIYPASIVKLFYLVAVYEWVDKNMIQPSPELERAIRDMIVDSSNDATALVVDVLTGTTGGPELPPAPFETWKSQRNIVNRYLKTLGWAELESTNVNQKTWGDGAYGRERAFLGEMMENRNMLTTDATARLLHSIIGGVAVSSQASQKMMALMKRSLDPAVLEKDPENQVTGFFGQGLPENAQLWSKAGLTSQVRHDSAYIEIPGLQPYLLVVFTEGKTQSKNEAILPFVSQQVVGAMQGLQG; via the coding sequence ATGACCTTTTTCCGCAAAGACGAACAACTCCAACAATTGGGCGATCGCATTCTTGAAACCACCTGGGCTGAATTTCCCCAACTCGCCCGCAACCAAATTGCAATGACTTGGATTGTCTACGATCCGCCTGTCCCCGTCAACACGGGCGGCGCGCTATCCCCGGAAGAATTTTGGAAGCATCCCGTACGCGGTTACAGCTATCGCGGCGTTGAGCGAATTTACCCGGCCAGTATTGTCAAATTGTTTTATCTCGTGGCGGTGTACGAGTGGGTGGACAAAAACATGATTCAGCCTTCACCAGAACTCGAACGCGCCATCCGCGACATGATTGTCGATTCTAGCAATGATGCCACTGCCCTCGTCGTTGATGTGCTAACCGGAACCACAGGCGGCCCGGAACTGCCCCCCGCCCCCTTTGAAACCTGGAAGTCGCAGCGCAATATTGTCAACCGCTATCTCAAAACCTTGGGATGGGCGGAATTAGAAAGCACTAACGTTAACCAAAAGACCTGGGGAGATGGAGCTTACGGGCGCGAACGGGCATTTTTGGGTGAAATGATGGAAAACCGCAATATGCTGACCACAGACGCAACAGCCCGCCTCTTACACAGCATTATTGGGGGGGTTGCAGTCTCCTCCCAGGCGTCGCAGAAGATGATGGCGTTGATGAAGCGATCGCTCGATCCGGCGGTTCTGGAGAAAGATCCGGAAAATCAAGTCACCGGATTTTTTGGGCAAGGTTTACCCGAAAACGCCCAACTGTGGTCAAAAGCGGGGTTAACCTCACAAGTCCGCCACGATAGCGCCTATATTGAAATTCCCGGTTTGCAACCTTATTTACTGGTTGTATTTACAGAGGGAAAAACCCAGAGTAAAAATGAAGCTATCTTGCCTTTTGTTTCCCAACAGGTCGTTGGGGCAATGCAAGGTCTGCAAGGTTAA
- a CDS encoding BrnT family toxin: MEWDEAKNVENIRKHQIDFSDVIEMFESPMLIEIDDRVDYGEDRWIGIGFLRDGVAVVVWTERQGEVIRVISARKANRYERKRFEQYLTY, translated from the coding sequence ATCGAGTGGGACGAAGCGAAAAATGTAGAGAATATTCGCAAACATCAAATTGATTTTTCAGATGTCATTGAGATGTTTGAAAGCCCTATGCTAATTGAGATTGACGATCGCGTTGATTATGGTGAAGATCGGTGGATCGGCATCGGATTTTTGCGAGACGGCGTAGCAGTTGTTGTTTGGACAGAACGACAGGGGGAAGTCATCCGAGTTATTTCAGCACGAAAGGCAAACCGATATGAGCGCAAACGATTCGAGCAATACCTCACGTACTAA
- a CDS encoding BrnA antitoxin family protein, translating to MSANDSSNTSRTNWAALEAMTDEEIDYSDIPPLTEEFFEKATLRIPAAQAHKLIQLDPDVMAWFQSQGAEYKTLINSVLRRYIETNGDRAN from the coding sequence ATGAGCGCAAACGATTCGAGCAATACCTCACGTACTAACTGGGCAGCTTTAGAGGCAATGACAGATGAGGAAATCGATTACTCTGACATTCCGCCTTTGACTGAGGAATTTTTTGAAAAAGCCACCTTGCGAATTCCTGCTGCTCAAGCCCATAAATTGATTCAACTAGATCCTGATGTAATGGCGTGGTTTCAGTCTCAAGGTGCAGAATACAAAACTCTGATAAACTCTGTGTTGCGTCGTTATATTGAGACTAATGGCGATCGCGCAAACTGA
- a CDS encoding class I SAM-dependent methyltransferase: MSFDFSTASDAIANPLSYFSDRAEDYEKYRPIYPPSAIDTILSGLGSSTPLIAADIGAGTGIGARLLADRGIRVMAIEPHADMRTAATPHERVEYLTGTAEQIPLETASIDLVTSFQAFHWFDFDKSLQEFRRILKPGGRLALIWSFWDQSDAVSKQYTRLIYEASEEQEPQLLSRINPEKWLKSLRYQLFWQGLWLPDFTNFQRHEFTFNQKLDLAGSIGLARSQGFTPAGGAALDKLVSELSEFHHRVCDAQGQIQLTYCTRLYTATSPGYGG, encoded by the coding sequence ATGAGCTTTGATTTCTCCACTGCCTCAGATGCGATTGCAAACCCGTTGAGCTATTTCTCCGATCGGGCTGAAGATTATGAGAAGTATCGCCCGATTTATCCTCCTTCAGCGATTGATACGATTTTGTCCGGCTTAGGTTCTTCCACTCCGTTAATTGCGGCTGATATTGGAGCAGGGACAGGAATTGGAGCGAGGTTGTTGGCAGATCGAGGTATTCGGGTTATGGCGATCGAACCCCATGCAGATATGCGAACGGCAGCTACCCCCCACGAACGAGTAGAGTATTTAACGGGCACTGCCGAACAAATTCCTTTGGAGACAGCTTCGATTGATTTAGTGACCTCGTTTCAAGCCTTTCATTGGTTTGATTTTGACAAGAGCCTTCAAGAGTTCCGCCGCATTCTCAAGCCGGGTGGACGTTTAGCATTGATATGGAGTTTTTGGGATCAAAGTGATGCTGTTTCCAAGCAGTACACTCGTTTAATTTATGAAGCATCCGAAGAGCAAGAGCCTCAATTGCTATCTCGAATCAACCCAGAAAAATGGTTGAAATCCCTACGTTATCAACTATTTTGGCAAGGATTATGGCTTCCCGACTTCACAAATTTTCAGCGACACGAGTTTACGTTTAATCAAAAATTAGATTTAGCTGGATCGATTGGTTTAGCTCGAAGTCAAGGATTTACTCCAGCGGGTGGTGCTGCTTTGGACAAACTTGTTTCAGAATTATCAGAATTTCACCATCGCGTTTGTGATGCTCAAGGTCAGATTCAGTTAACTTACTGCACCCGTTTGTATACGGCAACTTCACCGGGTTATGGGGGCTAG
- a CDS encoding C40 family peptidase, which yields MVSVASVSQSAIALEYVCQRNLDLYDSPECERLATQAAAGRHLKLARSPQATAVEVRLCEDDYPCWLSLSDLETLAEATAPYQAVARSRSEIEAKLPEAIAFAQAAMQQPNYYLWGGTVGPNYDCSGLMQAAFASVGIWLPRDSYQQEAFTEPVSLDELKPGDLIFFGTPEKATHVALYLGESRYLHSSGKTQGRNGIAIDPLSDRGDAVVQTYFKQLRGAGRVVCSYCPT from the coding sequence ATGGTATCTGTTGCTTCAGTGTCTCAGAGTGCGATCGCTCTGGAGTATGTTTGCCAAAGAAATCTCGATCTCTATGATTCTCCAGAGTGCGAGAGGCTGGCAACTCAAGCCGCCGCCGGACGGCATCTCAAGTTAGCGCGATCGCCCCAAGCAACGGCGGTTGAAGTCCGCTTGTGCGAAGATGACTATCCCTGTTGGTTATCCCTAAGCGATCTTGAAACGTTGGCAGAAGCGACAGCACCCTATCAAGCGGTGGCGCGATCGCGTTCGGAGATTGAGGCGAAGCTACCAGAGGCGATCGCGTTTGCTCAAGCTGCAATGCAACAGCCCAATTACTATCTGTGGGGCGGAACGGTTGGCCCGAATTATGATTGTTCGGGGTTAATGCAAGCGGCGTTTGCCTCAGTCGGGATCTGGCTGCCCAGAGATTCTTATCAGCAAGAAGCTTTTACCGAACCCGTCTCGCTGGATGAGTTGAAACCGGGAGATTTGATTTTCTTTGGCACGCCTGAAAAAGCAACCCACGTCGCCCTATATTTGGGGGAAAGCCGCTATCTTCATAGTTCAGGGAAAACCCAAGGCCGCAACGGGATCGCGATCGATCCGTTGAGCGATCGCGGGGATGCCGTCGTGCAAACCTACTTTAAACAGTTGCGCGGGGCTGGTCGAGTGGTTTGCAGCTATTGCCCGACTTAG